One segment of Penaeus vannamei isolate JL-2024 chromosome 3, ASM4276789v1, whole genome shotgun sequence DNA contains the following:
- the shv gene encoding dnaJ homolog shv isoform X1, which produces MTPRWGWGFCLILLIIACEAGRDFYKILGVPKTANTNQIKKAYRKLAKEYHPDKNKNDPSAEEKFKELGNAYEVLIDEEKRQKYDRCGEECVAKEDGFGGMDPFASFFGDFGFSFGGGHPREREVPRGGDITMDMMVTLEELYVGNFVEMVRNKPVLRSASGTRKCNCRQEMVTRQLGPGRFQMTQQQVCDECPNVKLVNEERTLEFEIEPGMVDGQEHRFIGEGEPHIDGEPGDLVIRIKTQPHEKFERKGDDLYTNVTLSLQEALLGFELDIEHLDKHKVHIVREKPTWPGARIRKKGEGMPNYENNNLFGTLYITFDVEFPKSEFSQADRDELSRILNQESIGHVYNGLRGY; this is translated from the exons ATGACGCCGCGTTGGGGATGGGGATTCTGTTTGATCCTCCTAATTATTGCCTGCGAAGCTGG GCGTGACTTCTACAAGATCCTAGGTGTTCCAAAAACTGCAAATACAAATCAGATTAAGAAAGCATACAGAAAGCTTGCCAAAGAATACCATCCGGACAAGAATAAAAACGATCCTTCAGCAGAAGAGAAATTCAAGGAATTAGGAAATGCATATGAGGTGCTAATTGATGAAGAGAAGCGGCAAAAGTATGACAG aTGTGGAGAGGAATGTGTGGCCAAGGAAGATGGCTTTGGAGGAATGGATCCCTTTGCCAGCTTTTTCGGAGACTTCGGATTTAGTTTTGGTGGTGGACATCCCAGAGAGAGGGAAGTGCCGAGAGGTGGTGATATTACTATGGACATGATGGTGACACTGGAAGAGCTATATGTAGGAAATTTTGTTGAG ATGGTGCGTAACAAGCCAGTTCTAAGATCAGCATCAGGCACACGCAAATGCAACTGCCGTCAGGAGATGGTGACACGACAGCTGGGCCCAGGCAGGTTCCAGATGACTCAGCAGCAAGTGTGTGATGAGTGTCCAAATGTCAA GTTGGTGAATGAAGAGCGAACTCTTGAGTTTGAGATCGAGCCTGGCATGGTTGATGGACAGGAACATCGTTTCATTGGAGAGGGAGAGCCCCATATTGATGGTGAACCTGGAGATCTTGTCATTCGAATCAAGACCCAGCCACATGAAAA GTTTGAAAGAAAAGGTGATGATCTATACACCAATGTCACATTGTCTCTTCAAGAGGCATTGCTAGGGTTTGAGTTGGACATTGAACACTTGGATAAGCACAAG GTTCACATTGTACGAGAGAAACCCACATGGCCTGGGGCTCGAATCcgcaagaagggagaggggatgcccaattatgaaaataacaatctgTTTGGTACTTTATATATCACATTTGATGTAGAGTTCCCCAAATCTGAATTTTCACAAGCAGACAGAGATG AGCTATCAAGGATATTGAATCAAGAATCCATAGGCCATGTATACAATGGCCTAAGGGGGTACTGA
- the shv gene encoding dnaJ homolog shv isoform X2, whose protein sequence is MNVWRDFYKILGVPKTANTNQIKKAYRKLAKEYHPDKNKNDPSAEEKFKELGNAYEVLIDEEKRQKYDRCGEECVAKEDGFGGMDPFASFFGDFGFSFGGGHPREREVPRGGDITMDMMVTLEELYVGNFVEMVRNKPVLRSASGTRKCNCRQEMVTRQLGPGRFQMTQQQVCDECPNVKLVNEERTLEFEIEPGMVDGQEHRFIGEGEPHIDGEPGDLVIRIKTQPHEKFERKGDDLYTNVTLSLQEALLGFELDIEHLDKHKVHIVREKPTWPGARIRKKGEGMPNYENNNLFGTLYITFDVEFPKSEFSQADRDELSRILNQESIGHVYNGLRGY, encoded by the exons ATGAATGTCTG GCGTGACTTCTACAAGATCCTAGGTGTTCCAAAAACTGCAAATACAAATCAGATTAAGAAAGCATACAGAAAGCTTGCCAAAGAATACCATCCGGACAAGAATAAAAACGATCCTTCAGCAGAAGAGAAATTCAAGGAATTAGGAAATGCATATGAGGTGCTAATTGATGAAGAGAAGCGGCAAAAGTATGACAG aTGTGGAGAGGAATGTGTGGCCAAGGAAGATGGCTTTGGAGGAATGGATCCCTTTGCCAGCTTTTTCGGAGACTTCGGATTTAGTTTTGGTGGTGGACATCCCAGAGAGAGGGAAGTGCCGAGAGGTGGTGATATTACTATGGACATGATGGTGACACTGGAAGAGCTATATGTAGGAAATTTTGTTGAG ATGGTGCGTAACAAGCCAGTTCTAAGATCAGCATCAGGCACACGCAAATGCAACTGCCGTCAGGAGATGGTGACACGACAGCTGGGCCCAGGCAGGTTCCAGATGACTCAGCAGCAAGTGTGTGATGAGTGTCCAAATGTCAA GTTGGTGAATGAAGAGCGAACTCTTGAGTTTGAGATCGAGCCTGGCATGGTTGATGGACAGGAACATCGTTTCATTGGAGAGGGAGAGCCCCATATTGATGGTGAACCTGGAGATCTTGTCATTCGAATCAAGACCCAGCCACATGAAAA GTTTGAAAGAAAAGGTGATGATCTATACACCAATGTCACATTGTCTCTTCAAGAGGCATTGCTAGGGTTTGAGTTGGACATTGAACACTTGGATAAGCACAAG GTTCACATTGTACGAGAGAAACCCACATGGCCTGGGGCTCGAATCcgcaagaagggagaggggatgcccaattatgaaaataacaatctgTTTGGTACTTTATATATCACATTTGATGTAGAGTTCCCCAAATCTGAATTTTCACAAGCAGACAGAGATG AGCTATCAAGGATATTGAATCAAGAATCCATAGGCCATGTATACAATGGCCTAAGGGGGTACTGA